A genomic region of Anas acuta chromosome 1, bAnaAcu1.1, whole genome shotgun sequence contains the following coding sequences:
- the CD2 gene encoding T-cell surface antigen CD2 isoform X2, translated as MNFRRIFLVKCLLLWFPNVKGANTRQIYVAVNGSAFLNIMTTETVHEATWSRNDQRLLQIKNKKIKYYTDSKVCRCDVLSNGTLQILNVVKEDSSMYTVRVYHEDGKLKAEEKTELIVQEPVPQPIIHAECINKTTAVKCEVKQATKNQTFTMEVVYDKITKKSNLTKMEFTTTHSGKFKCTVKNKVSEKTTEKQVKCAGQLDFYLIISIAGGAILFVSFVILLIFCIRKKKTERLEDDDEERTMQIRKVETEMAVRELPRPPANPTPRQVRVQQRPLPQPQGQQQAVPPWPRPRTQPRTPNQPREKP; from the exons ATGAACTTCAGGAGGATTTTCCTAGTCAAGTGCTTGCTGCTTTGGTTTCCCAATGTAAAAG GTGCCAACACCAGACAGATTTACGTGGCAGTGAATGGGTCAGCTTTTCTCAACATCATGACTACTGAGACTGTGCATGAGGCAACATGGTCAAGAAACGATCAGAGGTTacttcagataaaaaataagaaaattaagtaTTACACAGACAGTAAAGTCTGCAGGTGTGATGTACTCTCCAATGGGACTCTACAAATACTGAATGTGGTGAAAGAGGACAGCAGCATGTATACAGTGCGTGTTTACCACGAAGATGGAAAactgaaggcagaagaaaaaacagaactcaTTGTTCAGG AGCCCGTCCCTCAGCCAATCATCCACGCTGAATGCAttaataaaaccacagctgtGAAATGTGAAGTGAAGCAGGCGACTAAGAACCAAACATTTACGATGGAAGTGGTTTAtgataaaattacaaaaaaaagtaatttaacaAAGATGGAATTTACTACAACCCATTCTGGGAAGTTCAAATGTACTGTCAAGAATAAAGTCAGCGAAAAAACAACCGAGAAACAAGTCAAGTGCGCAG GCCAGCTGGACTTCTATCTTATCATAAGCATAGCAGGAGGCGCAATATTGTTTGTCTCTTTTgtgattttgcttattttctgcatcaggaagaaaaaaacagaaaggcttGAAGATGATG ATGAGGAGAGGACGATGCAGATTCGCAAGGTGGAGACTGAGATGGCCGTGCGGGAGCTCCCTCGTCCGCCGGCCAACCCTACCCCCCGGCAGGTGCGCGTGCAGCAGAGGCCTctgccacagccccaggggcagcagcaagCCGTGCCTCCGTGGCCCAGGCCGCGGACCCAGCCGCGGACTCCAAACCAACCGAGAGAGAAACCTTGA
- the CD2 gene encoding T-cell surface antigen CD2 isoform X1 — MNFRRIFLVKCLLLWFPNVKGANTRQIYVAVNGSAFLNIMTTETVHEATWSRNDQRLLQIKNKKIKYYTDSKVCRCDVLSNGTLQILNVVKEDSSMYTVRVYHEDGKLKAEEKTELIVQEPVPQPIIHAECINKTTAVKCEVKQATKNQTFTMEVVYDKITKKSNLTKMEFTTTHSGKFKCTVKNKVSEKTTEKQVKCAGQLDFYLIISIAGGAILFVSFVILLIFCIRKKKTERLEDDAAGQSVSDSGLPDEERTMQIRKVETEMAVRELPRPPANPTPRQVRVQQRPLPQPQGQQQAVPPWPRPRTQPRTPNQPREKP, encoded by the exons ATGAACTTCAGGAGGATTTTCCTAGTCAAGTGCTTGCTGCTTTGGTTTCCCAATGTAAAAG GTGCCAACACCAGACAGATTTACGTGGCAGTGAATGGGTCAGCTTTTCTCAACATCATGACTACTGAGACTGTGCATGAGGCAACATGGTCAAGAAACGATCAGAGGTTacttcagataaaaaataagaaaattaagtaTTACACAGACAGTAAAGTCTGCAGGTGTGATGTACTCTCCAATGGGACTCTACAAATACTGAATGTGGTGAAAGAGGACAGCAGCATGTATACAGTGCGTGTTTACCACGAAGATGGAAAactgaaggcagaagaaaaaacagaactcaTTGTTCAGG AGCCCGTCCCTCAGCCAATCATCCACGCTGAATGCAttaataaaaccacagctgtGAAATGTGAAGTGAAGCAGGCGACTAAGAACCAAACATTTACGATGGAAGTGGTTTAtgataaaattacaaaaaaaagtaatttaacaAAGATGGAATTTACTACAACCCATTCTGGGAAGTTCAAATGTACTGTCAAGAATAAAGTCAGCGAAAAAACAACCGAGAAACAAGTCAAGTGCGCAG GCCAGCTGGACTTCTATCTTATCATAAGCATAGCAGGAGGCGCAATATTGTTTGTCTCTTTTgtgattttgcttattttctgcatcaggaagaaaaaaacagaaaggcttGAAGATGATG CAGCAGGACAATCTGTGAGTGACAGCGGCCTTCCAG ATGAGGAGAGGACGATGCAGATTCGCAAGGTGGAGACTGAGATGGCCGTGCGGGAGCTCCCTCGTCCGCCGGCCAACCCTACCCCCCGGCAGGTGCGCGTGCAGCAGAGGCCTctgccacagccccaggggcagcagcaagCCGTGCCTCCGTGGCCCAGGCCGCGGACCCAGCCGCGGACTCCAAACCAACCGAGAGAGAAACCTTGA